In Myxocyprinus asiaticus isolate MX2 ecotype Aquarium Trade chromosome 3, UBuf_Myxa_2, whole genome shotgun sequence, the following proteins share a genomic window:
- the krt1-c5 gene encoding keratin, type 1, gene c5 isoform X2 codes for MTSSFSTHSFSLGRQPSFSSMSLRDGGVRGLSKGLVSRSSANNLSLSRSISLGNGLNILSNLSLNGLGVSEKETMQGLNDRLASYLEKVRSLEKSNTDLELRIKQLMIERAPKGHDIDGLMAQAHAIGQEVRKKTLENARIMLEIDNAKLAADDFRIKWEAEATLCHSIERDCHALRRAKSDHDQIIATLRGDLDSLKEELYFLRKNHDEEMSALKSRQANEQVNVEVDAAQGPDLGVIMAELRTQYEAIARKNKEDAEMWYLKKLETVQSEVKESNEALRCTQSELNERRRFLQALEVELDSLRKQVGVLEGNLGETNQKYTIEIERLQGTLTQLEDELSHLRLDMQRIKTDYEQLLRIKQNLELEIATYKRLLDGEEVIKEIPPPKKPEVRTRKIVKVVTQTMVNGKVVDESSEVEQIEERKK; via the exons ATGACCTCCAGCTTCTCTACACATAGTTTCTCTCTGGGGCGGCAACCTTCTTTCTCCAGCATGTCCTTGCGTGATGGTGGGGTTCGGGGACTCTCTAAAGGCCTAGTGTCCCGCTCCTCAGCCAATAATTTGTCCCTATCTCGTTCCATCTCTTTGGGAAATGGCCTTAACATCCTTAGCAACCTATCACTGAATGGTTTGGGTGTTAGTGAGAAAGAGACCATGCAAGGTCTAAATGACCGATTGGCCAGCTACCTGGAAAAGGTGCGTTCTCTGGAGAAGTCCAACACTGACCTGGAGCTCAGGATTAAGCAGTTGATGATTGAGCGTGCACCCAAGGGTCATGACATCGATGGACTGATGGCTCAAGCACATGCAATTGGACAAGAG GTGAGGAAAAAAACATTGGAGAATGCTCGTATAATGCTGGAGATTGACAATGCCAAGCTTGCAGCAGATGACTTTAGGATCAA aTGGGAGGCAGAGGCTACTCTTTGCCATTCGATTGAGAGAGATTGCCATGCTTTGAGAAGGGCTAAATCTGATCATGATCAGATCATTGCAACCCTCCGAGGAGACCTGGATAGTCTGAAAGAGGAGCTCTATTTCCTGAGAAAGAATCATGATGAG GAGATGAGCGCTCTAAAGAGCCGTCAAGCCAATGAGCAAGTGAATGTGGAGGTGGATGCAGCCCAGGGCCCAGACCTGGGAGTCATCATGGCTGAGCTAAGGACCCAGTATGAGGCAATTGCACGTAAGAACAAAGAGGATGCTGAGATGTGGTACCTGAAGAAG cTGGAGACCGTGCAGTCAGAGGTGAAGGAGAGTAATGAGGCTTTGCGTTGCACTCAGAGTGAGCTCAATGAAAGACGACGCTTCCTGCAGGCTTTAGAGGTGGAACTGGACAGTTTGCGCAAACAG GTTGGTGTTCTTGAGGGGAACCTTGGAGAGACTAATCAAAAGTACACTATTGAGATCGAACGACTTCAGGGTACACTCACACAGTTGGAGGATGAACTCTCACATCTGCGTCTGGATATGCAAAGAATTAAAACTGATTATGAGCAGTTACTTCGCATCAAACAGAATCTGGAGCTGGAGATCGCCACATACAAAAGGCTGCTGGATGGAGAGGAAGT gATAAAAGAAATACCTCCTCCTAAAA AGCCTGAAGTGAGAACCAGGAAGATTGTCAAGGTGGTCACCCAGAccatggtaaatggaaaggtggtggATGAATCAAGTGAGGTGGAACAGATAGAAGAACGAAAAAAGTGA
- the krt1-c5 gene encoding keratin, type 1, gene c5 isoform X1: MTSSFSTHSFSLGRQPSFSSMSLRDGGVRGLSKGLVSRSSANNLSLSRSISLGNGLNILSNLSLNGLGVSEKETMQGLNDRLASYLEKVRSLEKSNTDLELRIKQLMIERAPKGHDIDGLMAQAHAIGQEVRKKTLENARIMLEIDNAKLAADDFRIKWEAEATLCHSIERDCHALRRAKSDHDQIIATLRGDLDSLKEELYFLRKNHDEEMSALKSRQANEQVNVEVDAAQGPDLGVIMAELRTQYEAIARKNKEDAEMWYLKKLETVQSEVKESNEALRCTQSELNERRRFLQALEVELDSLRKQVGVLEGNLGETNQKYTIEIERLQGTLTQLEDELSHLRLDMQRIKTDYEQLLRIKQNLELEIATYKRLLDGEEVIKEIPPPKKEPEVRTRKIVKVVTQTMVNGKVVDESSEVEQIEERKK; encoded by the exons ATGACCTCCAGCTTCTCTACACATAGTTTCTCTCTGGGGCGGCAACCTTCTTTCTCCAGCATGTCCTTGCGTGATGGTGGGGTTCGGGGACTCTCTAAAGGCCTAGTGTCCCGCTCCTCAGCCAATAATTTGTCCCTATCTCGTTCCATCTCTTTGGGAAATGGCCTTAACATCCTTAGCAACCTATCACTGAATGGTTTGGGTGTTAGTGAGAAAGAGACCATGCAAGGTCTAAATGACCGATTGGCCAGCTACCTGGAAAAGGTGCGTTCTCTGGAGAAGTCCAACACTGACCTGGAGCTCAGGATTAAGCAGTTGATGATTGAGCGTGCACCCAAGGGTCATGACATCGATGGACTGATGGCTCAAGCACATGCAATTGGACAAGAG GTGAGGAAAAAAACATTGGAGAATGCTCGTATAATGCTGGAGATTGACAATGCCAAGCTTGCAGCAGATGACTTTAGGATCAA aTGGGAGGCAGAGGCTACTCTTTGCCATTCGATTGAGAGAGATTGCCATGCTTTGAGAAGGGCTAAATCTGATCATGATCAGATCATTGCAACCCTCCGAGGAGACCTGGATAGTCTGAAAGAGGAGCTCTATTTCCTGAGAAAGAATCATGATGAG GAGATGAGCGCTCTAAAGAGCCGTCAAGCCAATGAGCAAGTGAATGTGGAGGTGGATGCAGCCCAGGGCCCAGACCTGGGAGTCATCATGGCTGAGCTAAGGACCCAGTATGAGGCAATTGCACGTAAGAACAAAGAGGATGCTGAGATGTGGTACCTGAAGAAG cTGGAGACCGTGCAGTCAGAGGTGAAGGAGAGTAATGAGGCTTTGCGTTGCACTCAGAGTGAGCTCAATGAAAGACGACGCTTCCTGCAGGCTTTAGAGGTGGAACTGGACAGTTTGCGCAAACAG GTTGGTGTTCTTGAGGGGAACCTTGGAGAGACTAATCAAAAGTACACTATTGAGATCGAACGACTTCAGGGTACACTCACACAGTTGGAGGATGAACTCTCACATCTGCGTCTGGATATGCAAAGAATTAAAACTGATTATGAGCAGTTACTTCGCATCAAACAGAATCTGGAGCTGGAGATCGCCACATACAAAAGGCTGCTGGATGGAGAGGAAGT gATAAAAGAAATACCTCCTCCTAAAA AAGAGCCTGAAGTGAGAACCAGGAAGATTGTCAAGGTGGTCACCCAGAccatggtaaatggaaaggtggtggATGAATCAAGTGAGGTGGAACAGATAGAAGAACGAAAAAAGTGA
- the zgc:101858 gene encoding 3-oxoacyl-[acyl-carrier-protein] reductase FabG, translating to MATADAFKVGSLKDKVTLITGASSGIGAGTAILFAKLGARLALNGRDVENLTKVAKECEECGAVKPLLVPGDLTDEHTVKRTVEETIAHFGKLDVLINSAGILAMGSIETTDMAQYDKVMAVNVRSVYHLTHLCVPHLIKTKGSIVNVSSVNGQRSFPGVLAYCMSKSAIDQFTCCVALELASKQVRVNSVCPGVIITEVHKRAGLDDDQYTQFLEKCKVTHALGRPGEVEEVAHAIAFLASDAATFVTGVNLPVDGGRHAMCPR from the exons ATGGCAACTGCAGATGCTTTCAAA GTCGGCTCTTTGAAGGACAAAGTCACACTGATCACAGGCGCGAGTTCGGGAATAGGAGCTGGCACAGCGATTCTGTTCGCTAAACTGGGTGCCCGGCTGGCACTGAATGGACGCGATGTGGAGAATCTCACCAAAGTTGCAAAAGAGTGTGAAGAATGTGGGGCAGTTAAA CCTTTACTAGTGCCAGGAGACTTGACAGACGAGCACACGGTGAAGAGGACAGTTGAAGAGACCATTGCTCACTTTGGAAAGCTGGATGTCCTCATCAACAGTGCAGGAATCCTCGCTATGGGCAGCATAGAGACAACTGATATGGCCCAGTATGATAAGGTCATGGCAGTTAATGTCAG ATCAGTATATCATCTGACTCACCTATGTGTGCCACATCTCATCAAAACTAAAGGATCAATTGTGAATGTGTCCAGTGTGAACGGGCAACGATCA TTTCCTGGTGTACTTGCCTATTGTATGTCCAAATCCGCAATCGACCAGTTCACATGCTGTGTTGCTCTTG AGTTAGCGTCAAAGCAAGTACGTGTCAACTCGGTATG TCCAGGGGTAATTATTACAGAAGTTCACAAGCGTGCAGGACTGGATGATGACCAGTATACTCAG TTCCTTGAGAAGTGCAAAGTGACTCATGCTCTCGGCAGACCGGGTGAAGTTGAGGAAGTAGCTCATGCTATTGCCTTCTTGGCATCTGATGCTGCAACCTTTGTAACAGGTGTCAACCTTCCAGTGGACGGAGGTCGACATGCTATGTGTCCACGGTAG
- the zbtb26 gene encoding zinc finger and BTB domain-containing protein 26, with protein MAQDGVILQFNFPTFGDSMLQKMDALRRDRRFCDVIVRINDLEVPGHKVVFAAGSPFLRDQFFLQDSHEVQISTQQDADVGQRLLLSCYTGTLEFPELELVHYLTVASFLQMGHIVEQCTEALNKFIKPHEVKDERGSSRQLSDFNAQHAPPVVETLCDEDDEVDNDGEDDLEEDDDDDDVIIEPKSPPMFRNCQNRSREDSPISIVKVESIDNRMQGITDNFQTRSTRSPTLRSPEPQHSLINSTVETRSTEISVNPAAEYSLPPPGPSGSGKGNLWGCSRNVDKGMQWYHQCPKCARVFRQLENYANHLKMHKLFMCLLCGKTFTQKGNLHRHMRVHAGIKPFQCKICGKTFTQKCSLLDHLNLHSGDKPHRCNYCDMVFAHKPVLRKHLKQIHGKNSFDNANEGSLLEGL; from the coding sequence ATGGCTCAGGACGGGGTGATCCTACAATTCAACTTTCCAACGTTTGGGGACTCCATGCTCCAAAAGATGGATGCTCTTCGTAGAGACCGACGCTTCTGCGATGTAATCGTCCGCATCAATGACTTAGAAGTGCCTGGACACAAAGTGGTATTTGCTGCTGGCTCCCCATTCCTTAGAGACCAGTTTTTCCTTCAGGACTCGCACGAAGTACAAATATCTACACAGCAGGACGCAGATGTTGGACAGAGACTTCTTCTCTCCTGCTACACTGGGACACTTGAGTTTCCTGAGCTGGAATTAGTACACTATTTAACTGTTGCTAGCTTCCTACAGATGGGACATATTGTAGAGCAGTGCACTGAAGCtctaaataaattcataaaaccTCATGAGGTCAAAGATGAGCGTGGATCATCTCGGCAGCTGTCGGATTTTAACGCACAGCATGCCCCACCTGTTGTGGAGACACTgtgtgatgaagatgatgaggtGGACAATGATGGGGAAGATGACTTggaggaggatgatgatgatgatgatgtgatcATAGAGCCAAAATCTCCGCCAATGTTCAGAAACTGTCAGAACAGGAGCAGAGAAGACAGTCCCATTAGCATTGTTAAGGTGGAGTCAATAGATAACCGAATGCAAGGCATCACTGATAACTTCCAGACTCGCTCGACTCGTTCTCCAACACTCCGCTCACCAGAGCCGCAACACTCCCTGATAAACTCCACAGTGGAAACCCGCTCCACTGAGATTTCGGTTAACCCTGCGGCTGAATATTCTCTCCCCCCACCAGGGCCCAGTGGGTCTGGGAAGGGTAACCTTTGGGGATGCTCCAGGAATGTCGACAAAGGCATGCAGTGGTACCACCAGTGCCCAAAATGTGCCCGTGTGTTCCGTCAACTGGAAAACTACGCCAATCACTTGAAGATGCACAAGTTGTTTATGTGCCTCTTGTGTGGAAAGACGTTTACTCAGAAAGGAAACCTGCACCGGCACATGCGTGTGCATGCTGGCATCAAGCCCTTCCAATGTAAAATATGTGGAAAGACTTTCACTCAGAAGTGCTCACTGCTGGACCATTTGAACCTTCACAGTGGGGACAAACCACACCGTTGTAATTACTGTGACATGGTGTTTGCACATAAACCAGTTCTCCGCAAACACCTGAAGCAGATCCATGGCAAGAACAGTTTTGACAATGCTAACGAAGGGAGTTTGCTGGAAGGGCTATAA
- the ppil3 gene encoding peptidyl-prolyl cis-trans isomerase-like 3 — protein MAVTLHTDLGDLKIELFCEKTPKSCENFIALCASGFYNGCIFHRNIKGFMVQAGDPTGTGKGGTSIWGKHFEDEFSEHLKHNVRGVVSMANNGPNTNASQFFFTYAKQPHLDMKYTVFGKIIDGLETLDELEKLPVNEKTFRPLNDVHIKDATIHANPFAG, from the exons ATG GCTGTCACGCTGCATACAGATCTTGGTGATTTAAAAATAGAATTGTTTTGTGAGAAGACCCCGAAAAGCTGTGAA AATTTTATTGCATTGTGTGCTAGTGGGTTTTACAATGGATGTATTTTTCATCGAAACATAAAGGGATTTATGGTTCAGGCTGGAGACCCAACAG GCACAGGCAAAGGAGGGACCAGTATTTGGGGAAAACATTTTGAAGATGAATTCAGTGAACATCTTAAA CACAATGTGCGGGGAGTAGTTTCCATGGCAAATAATGGACCAAACACAAATGCTTCACAGTTCTTCTTCACATATGCAAAACAGCCTCACCTGGACATGAAGTACACTGTTTTTGGAAA GATTATAGATGGACTAGAGACTCTGGATGAACTAGAGAAACTCCCTGTCAATGAAAAGACATTTCGTCCTTTAAATGATGTCCATATTAAGGACGCAACCATCCATGCCAATCCATTTGCTGGCTAA